The following are from one region of the Oscillospiraceae bacterium genome:
- a CDS encoding GNAT family N-acetyltransferase: MIRIRRANPEDVLPALELGRRVFTEFEAPLYTEDAIPKFIGGCVKNEGYITNYTLQKHMMFIAVDEVENGGGDKIVGVISERGEGRISMLFVDGVYQRQGIATALMDAVIADLTRAGIRRVTLEASPVGMPFYQKYGFTASDKEQNIGGFIFTPMYFDPILFSGSEQLRVKRKTLNLTNWKRVTKSSSAYMPLDFPKLKGMAGLFEIREVTAPLIVTLLSKRTIMADRSFNWMQIGPENENWWLTVQFDAEDQPIQYYFDITKDNTICGEESFYFDLFIDVVLLPDGRIMTLDADELEQAYSEGLVGEDDCRLAVSTAEKIAAALPRERFRLVKFCDKIFTELKNCLKDDLREEPE, translated from the coding sequence ATGATTAGAATTCGAAGAGCAAATCCGGAGGACGTTTTGCCTGCGCTGGAACTGGGAAGGCGTGTTTTTACGGAGTTCGAAGCACCGCTTTATACTGAGGATGCAATCCCAAAATTTATCGGCGGATGCGTGAAAAATGAGGGGTATATCACCAACTATACCTTACAAAAGCATATGATGTTTATCGCTGTTGATGAGGTAGAGAATGGCGGCGGAGATAAAATCGTCGGGGTGATTTCCGAGCGCGGCGAAGGCAGGATTTCCATGCTGTTTGTGGATGGGGTTTATCAAAGACAAGGAATTGCCACGGCTTTGATGGACGCTGTAATCGCAGATTTGACGAGAGCGGGCATCAGACGCGTTACGCTCGAGGCCTCCCCTGTTGGTATGCCGTTTTATCAAAAATACGGTTTTACCGCTTCGGACAAAGAACAAAATATCGGTGGGTTCATTTTCACGCCAATGTACTTTGATCCGATTCTGTTCTCGGGGTCAGAGCAACTGCGGGTCAAGAGAAAAACGTTGAATCTAACTAATTGGAAGCGGGTCACCAAATCGTCGAGCGCCTATATGCCGCTGGATTTTCCGAAGTTAAAAGGAATGGCAGGATTATTTGAAATTCGCGAAGTCACCGCTCCGTTGATTGTGACGTTATTGAGCAAAAGAACAATAATGGCGGATCGGAGTTTTAACTGGATGCAGATCGGGCCGGAAAATGAAAACTGGTGGCTGACCGTCCAATTCGACGCCGAGGACCAACCGATTCAGTATTATTTCGATATCACCAAAGATAACACGATTTGCGGAGAAGAGTCCTTTTATTTTGATTTGTTTATCGATGTCGTACTGCTGCCTGACGGCAGGATTATGACGCTTGACGCGGATGAGCTCGAGCAAGCGTATTCTGAGGGTTTGGTCGGCGAGGACGATTGTCGATTGGCAGTGAGCACCGCTGAAAAAATTGCTGCCGCCCTGCCCCGGGAACGCTTTCGCTTGGTAAAATTTTGTGATAAAATATTCACAGAGTTGAAGAACTGTTTAAAGGATGATTTACGAGAGGAACCCGAATGA
- a CDS encoding 4Fe-4S binding protein — protein sequence MNISHVINIGLCIGCMACISACPNGAIVIENGKMGFPVPKINKQCKDCGSCLHECPMNAESEDD from the coding sequence ATGAACATCAGCCATGTGATCAATATCGGGCTGTGCATAGGGTGCATGGCGTGCATATCGGCCTGCCCGAATGGGGCCATTGTAATTGAAAACGGGAAAATGGGCTTCCCTGTTCCGAAAATCAATAAACAATGCAAGGACTGCGGTTCGTGTCTGCACGAATGTCCGATGAATGCAGAGAGCGAAGATGATTAG
- a CDS encoding MBOAT family O-acyltransferase — protein MIAQIFDGTFQNSTLSLILAFAVITALYYVTPKKRRLYFLFCANVLFYLLCDYKMFAILAAETVWTFLCGGWMGRNKNRKGCLIAGIIPVIMALFGFKYFGFFCESINSALTAFGIGTTEMTLKLLIPLGISYYSFRMIGYLIDVYKQKYEHETNIITYAVFTSFFVHIISGPIERYDRFRKSVSEGLTFRSELAQKGFQRILLGLFMKAVIANRLSGYVNTVFDSPGTHPSLALWLAAFFYSVQLYCDFAGYSEIAVGFSNLLGFDTIENFRRPYLSMNIRDFWSRWHISLSSWLRDYLYISLGGNHCSKLRRALNVMVTFLICGMWHGAGWNFLFWGGYHGVLNILTPKEREKKRSFIYQLFSVLFTFVVVMFGWIFFRSSSLGTAFLYIKRMFVGFAFDRNSIINSIMPFTGDNTCVAFFLTVCLFILIFLIFELLEDKRRKPQKSLTLSAWQVFFLVSAVLFGVFGASSFIYANF, from the coding sequence ATGATCGCACAAATCTTCGACGGGACGTTTCAAAACAGCACACTGAGTTTGATTCTCGCCTTTGCGGTGATCACGGCGCTTTATTATGTGACACCGAAAAAAAGGCGGCTCTATTTTCTGTTCTGCGCAAACGTCCTGTTTTATCTGTTGTGCGATTATAAGATGTTTGCGATTTTAGCCGCAGAGACGGTTTGGACGTTTTTATGCGGGGGATGGATGGGTCGGAATAAAAACCGCAAGGGTTGCTTGATTGCGGGAATTATCCCGGTCATTATGGCACTGTTCGGATTCAAGTATTTCGGATTTTTTTGTGAGAGTATCAATTCCGCTTTGACGGCTTTCGGCATCGGAACTACGGAAATGACGCTGAAACTATTGATTCCGCTGGGGATTTCGTATTACTCCTTCAGGATGATCGGTTATCTGATTGATGTATATAAGCAAAAATATGAACATGAGACAAACATTATCACCTATGCGGTGTTCACATCGTTTTTTGTGCACATCATCTCGGGGCCGATTGAACGATATGATCGTTTTCGAAAGTCCGTTTCCGAGGGATTGACTTTTCGGAGTGAGCTTGCGCAAAAGGGATTTCAACGGATTTTACTTGGTCTGTTTATGAAAGCCGTAATTGCCAATCGATTGTCGGGTTATGTGAACACAGTGTTCGACTCTCCCGGAACACATCCCTCGCTTGCGCTTTGGCTGGCGGCATTTTTTTATTCGGTTCAGCTTTACTGCGATTTTGCGGGGTATTCTGAGATTGCGGTCGGGTTTTCGAACTTGCTCGGGTTTGATACGATCGAAAATTTCCGGCGGCCCTATTTATCGATGAATATCCGGGATTTCTGGAGCCGGTGGCACATCTCGCTGTCATCGTGGCTGCGGGATTATCTCTATATCTCGCTGGGCGGAAACCATTGCTCGAAATTAAGACGAGCGTTAAATGTGATGGTCACTTTTTTAATCTGCGGCATGTGGCACGGCGCGGGTTGGAACTTTTTGTTTTGGGGCGGCTATCACGGCGTTTTGAACATACTAACGCCTAAGGAACGTGAAAAGAAACGCAGTTTTATTTATCAGCTGTTCTCCGTCCTGTTTACATTTGTGGTTGTGATGTTCGGGTGGATTTTCTTTAGATCTTCGTCTCTCGGTACGGCGTTTTTATATATCAAACGGATGTTTGTCGGGTTTGCTTTTGACAGAAATTCAATCATAAATTCGATCATGCCGTTCACCGGTGACAACACTTGCGTGGCATTTTTCCTGACTGTATGTCTGTTTATATTGATCTTCCTGATTTTCGAACTGCTCGAAGACAAACGGAGAAAACCGCAAAAATCCCTTACCCTTTCGGCCTGGCAGGTATTCTTCCTCGTAAGTGCCGTTTTGTTCGGCGTTTTCGGCGCTTCGAGCTTTATTTATGCGAACTTTTAA
- a CDS encoding class I SAM-dependent methyltransferase, with amino-acid sequence MNNYITKAWDWSKNTDNVWLIPCTESAYLAERWQGLGFKSFLDLGCGLGRHSIYMATKGFDVNAVDLSDYGVNHLREWAKKEGLTVKTAVSNMLTLPFEDNSFDCIMAYNVVYHTDANGFTAVLEEIKRVLKPGGELFLTLISKNTYSFQNADQYKMLDENTLLRNEIEAGQDMPHFYVNIFDVRRFFSNWIFELPPIENAEYKADDTNYYSKHWSLLLKCKKV; translated from the coding sequence ATGAATAATTACATCACAAAAGCATGGGATTGGAGCAAGAACACCGACAATGTGTGGCTTATCCCCTGTACGGAATCGGCTTATTTGGCGGAACGGTGGCAAGGGCTCGGGTTCAAAAGTTTTCTTGATCTCGGATGCGGGCTCGGGCGGCACTCGATTTACATGGCGACAAAAGGCTTTGACGTAAACGCGGTAGATCTCTCGGATTACGGGGTCAACCATCTGCGCGAATGGGCGAAAAAAGAGGGCTTGACCGTCAAAACCGCTGTTTCTAATATGCTCACACTGCCGTTTGAGGACAACAGTTTCGACTGTATCATGGCTTATAACGTTGTCTACCACACCGACGCAAACGGATTTACTGCCGTATTAGAGGAGATCAAGCGGGTGCTGAAACCCGGGGGTGAGTTGTTCTTAACGTTGATTTCGAAAAACACCTACAGTTTTCAAAACGCCGATCAATATAAAATGCTTGATGAAAACACCTTGCTGCGGAATGAGATTGAAGCCGGACAGGATATGCCGCATTTTTATGTCAATATTTTTGATGTCAGGCGGTTCTTTTCGAATTGGATCTTTGAACTGCCGCCGATTGAGAACGCTGAATATAAAGCGGACGATACGAATTATTACAGCAAACACTGGTCTTTACTGTTAAAATGTAAGAAGGTATAA
- a CDS encoding uroporphyrinogen decarboxylase family protein yields the protein MNRKEKFENLLLSKKGVMVDFMAAPKVERRLRQYYGAATEKELLDDVGSDFFYLPTRDISQNEGYFRCWKKQIDVTQQERICPFGIRWRRSAYDSKFAVDEAIEAPLKNAQTTQDILRHPFPTRDDFDFAPLVKEAEDNQNRVIIGGLWTGIMGDCYRMYGFERFLTDIALEPERIHALVDKMTEVYLELNDAYFNTLKGKMDVWFFGNDFGSQMGLLLGEEMWAEFFFENIKKLCGLAKSYGLHVMMHSCGGIKPLIPFLIKAGVEILDPIQVTARDMEPEGLIAEFGDQLIFHGAVDTQHLLPNGKPGEVTIECRRLMDLFKESGYIFAGSQILSADIPTENIAAMYHCAKQKTEEI from the coding sequence ATGAATAGAAAAGAAAAATTTGAAAATTTATTGCTCTCTAAAAAAGGAGTCATGGTCGACTTCATGGCAGCGCCGAAAGTCGAACGCAGGTTGAGACAATATTACGGCGCTGCAACCGAAAAAGAGCTTTTGGATGATGTAGGAAGCGATTTTTTCTATCTTCCGACACGCGACATCTCACAAAACGAGGGGTATTTCCGGTGTTGGAAAAAGCAAATCGATGTTACACAACAGGAACGAATTTGCCCGTTCGGCATCCGGTGGAGACGATCGGCTTATGATTCCAAATTTGCGGTGGATGAGGCGATTGAAGCCCCACTAAAAAACGCTCAAACCACACAGGATATTTTACGGCATCCTTTCCCGACGCGCGATGATTTTGATTTCGCTCCGCTGGTTAAAGAAGCAGAGGATAACCAAAACCGCGTGATTATCGGCGGGCTCTGGACCGGCATCATGGGTGACTGCTACCGCATGTACGGATTCGAGCGGTTTTTGACCGATATTGCTTTGGAACCGGAGAGAATCCACGCTCTGGTGGACAAAATGACCGAAGTCTATTTGGAATTAAACGATGCCTACTTTAACACGCTGAAAGGCAAAATGGACGTTTGGTTTTTCGGTAATGACTTCGGAAGTCAAATGGGGCTGTTGTTAGGCGAGGAGATGTGGGCTGAATTCTTTTTTGAAAACATCAAAAAGTTATGTGGTCTCGCCAAATCCTACGGTTTGCATGTGATGATGCATTCCTGCGGCGGGATTAAGCCGCTGATCCCCTTCTTGATCAAAGCAGGTGTGGAAATACTGGATCCTATTCAGGTAACCGCGCGCGATATGGAGCCGGAGGGTTTGATTGCCGAATTTGGCGATCAATTGATCTTTCACGGCGCTGTGGACACCCAACATCTGCTGCCGAACGGTAAGCCCGGCGAAGTCACCATTGAATGCCGCCGCTTGATGGATTTGTTTAAAGAAAGCGGTTATATTTTTGCGGGAAGTCAAATTTTAAGCGCAGACATCCCGACCGAAAACATCGCGGCAATGTATCACTGTGCTAAACAAAAAACGGAGGAAATATGA
- a CDS encoding GNAT family N-acetyltransferase, with protein sequence MKITIRSSVLEDCEKIRPLQKEITDLHHNSCPDLLKTEPKFFTPEAFLELLNKPDYFTYIAESEAGEVVGYAFVKIDRVRNHPVFIDFDRFCIEDICVLIKHRRTGIGRMLFERCKATAQEKNCRSIELSVWCFNTEAIVFYKSMGLQERYMRMELKLNSES encoded by the coding sequence ATGAAAATCACCATCCGTTCATCCGTCCTCGAAGATTGCGAAAAAATCCGCCCTCTGCAAAAGGAGATAACCGACCTGCACCATAACAGCTGCCCCGATTTGCTAAAAACCGAGCCCAAATTCTTTACGCCCGAGGCTTTTTTGGAATTATTAAATAAGCCCGATTATTTTACCTACATTGCCGAAAGCGAAGCCGGTGAGGTCGTCGGATATGCGTTTGTGAAGATCGACCGCGTCCGAAACCATCCCGTGTTTATCGATTTCGACCGGTTTTGCATTGAGGACATTTGCGTTCTTATAAAACACCGCCGTACGGGTATCGGGCGAATGTTATTCGAGCGTTGTAAAGCAACCGCGCAAGAAAAGAATTGTCGCAGCATAGAACTGAGCGTCTGGTGTTTTAACACCGAAGCGATCGTATTTTACAAGTCCATGGGCTTGCAAGAACGTTATATGCGTATGGAATTAAAACTCAATTCCGAATCATGA